The genomic DNA TATATTCTTTATAAGGTTTTTATGAATCCAGTCAGTACAAACAGAGTGTCTGTCAGTAACTAAATCTCAAATATGTCTCAAATTGGAGGCAGTGTTAGAAATAGAAAGATCCTTAACCCCTAAACCCCCCTCCTCATAAGGTAAGCAAACAGTATCCCATTTTATGGGGTTATGTTTTTTCCCTAGGTAAGATCCAGGCCACAAAAACTTCTTGAATATGCTGGTTAACTCCTTGATAACTCTTTGGGGAAATACAAAACAAGAGAAGCAGAATTGGATCATACCAGTAAGAACAACTTTAATAAGCCTAAGTCTGCCAGGAAAAGCCAAATGCTTTGCCTTCTAAGTTTTAACCCTAGCCAACACTCTAGAGATAAGGGGGCACAGTCGGCATAAGATAGTTTTGTAGAGAGCAGAGGTAAACCCAGATATCTAATAGGAAGTTTATCTGAAGTACAATCAAGACAAGTAGTAATACCAGTAAGCACTGTGGAGTCCACTGCTGAAGCATACAGAGCGGTTTTTTCTTTGTTAACATCCAGATCAGAACAGCTACTGAAAGCATCCAAGTAATTTTTCACGGTAGTAGCAGCTGCCACAGAACCTTTAAAGAACACCAGAACATCATCAGCAATGCATAAATGTGTCAATTTAGTTAAGGAGCATCTTGGGTGAAAACCATAAGAGCCTTGAGCAACTTGCTGTTGAAGAAAACTATTAAATATCTCCATAACAATAACAAAGAGGTAAGGGGAGAGAGGGCAGCCCTGCCTCAAAACTCTAGTGGCACCAAAGAAACCATAAGGGGCTCCATTTATGATAATAGAGTATTTTGCAGAAGAAATACACAAGAAAATCCAATTAAGAAATTTTTCTGGAAACCCCATTTTCTTCATAGTGCTGATGACTGCCTTCCAATTAACAGTGTCATAGGCTTTTTTAAGATCAATTTTAAGAGAACATCTTGGAGTACCTGGTCttctatgataatttctcactaCCTCATGTGCTACCATAATGTTATCTTGGATGGCTCTTCCAGAAACAAAGGCTGATtgattaacactaattaagtCTTGCAGAACTTTCTTCATTCTTAAGGAAATAATCTTTGTGATGCACTTGTAGATCACGTTGCAGCAAGCAATAGGTCTAAAATCAGAGACCTTTGAAGGATTATCACATTTGGCTACTAAGGTAATAAAGATGTTGTTAATCTCTTTTAAAATTCTAGATTTTGAGAAAAAAATGTGGATAGCAGCAACAAAATCATCTCCTACAATAGACCAACAAACTTTGAAAAAGTGACTTGAAAACCCATCAGGCCCAGGAGCTTTATTTGACCCTATAGAAGAAAGAGCTAAGACAATCTCATCTCTAGTAACATCAGTAGTTAAACTCTCAGCAGTGGCAGAGTTAACAATAGAAGGAAATTGTAAAGAATCAATACCACTAGTATCAGAGTTAAAAGCACCTTCCTCATCAAAAAGATTTGAGTATAGCTCAATGCATTCTTTAGCAATAGGAAGATCTTCATCTAACACTTCACCTGAAGAAGAAATGATAGATAAGATGTTGTTTCTTGATCTTCTTTCCTTCATGgagttaaagaaaaaaagaagaatttgaatcTCCAAGGTCCAGCCACATAACTCTAGATTTCTATTTTAACATGGATTCTTCATACTTAACCAAATAAGAGTACTTCTTAACAGCTACTCTTTCCTTAGAGGTCACATGAGGACAAAGAGGCCTTTCTTGCACTTGTAATTGAGCTTGCTGCATTTCCTTCTTAGCCTCCTGAACCTTAGCAGACATATACTGAAACCTTTCCTTCTTCCATTTTATAATAATTTGTTTCAGTCTTTTCAGTTTTGCTACTAGAACATACATAGGGTTACCTTGGATTTTGTGCTGCCAATTATTCTTTACTAATCTCAAGAAATCTGGTTCCTCGGTAATGAAATTATAAAATCTGAAAGGGGGAGGACCATGTTTTCTCTTTTCAAAAATAGTAGCAATACCTGGAGAGTGATCAGAAATGCCATTAGTAAGAAATTCAGCTTTAGAGTCTTCAAACTGGTTTATTCACTCCAAGTTAACAAGGATTCTGTCCAAGTTAGAAGCAATCCTCCCATCTCCTTGTTGTTCATTACACCAAGTGAATAAGCAACCTGAATAATGAAGATCAAACAAACAATAAGCTTGTATGCAATTTTGAAAGTCTACCATTTGACTAGAAGTGACAGCAGCACCCCCAACCTTCTCATCAGAGTAAAGAATGGAATTAAAGTCCCTCATTATCATCCAAGGTCTATTATTAAAATCATCAAACGCTTCTAATTCATTCCACAGAGAGAGTCTTTGTCTTGGATCATTGAAACCATAAACAAAAGTAAGTATGAAATTAAAATTTCTAGAAGTAGACACATCCAGAAATACAGATTGTGGAGAAGAATGTAAAACTGCAATGGTAACTTCTAGAGGATTCCAACCAATCCAGATTCTCCCTGAATTGTTATTAATGTAGTTATCCACAAAATGCCAGCCTTCTTGGATATTATTTCTAATCTGAACTTTATTAACTTCTTGAACATGAGTTTCAAGGATGCCCACAATGGACAATTTATTCTGTCTAATTAAGCTACCTACTTCTACCTGTTTGAGGGGATCATTTAGACCCCTCAAATTCCAAGCTGCTACTTTAAGCATTATTAGTAACAGGAATATGAGGCTTCTTAAGTCTACTGACCTTTTTTGGGTCAATAGCTCTAACCTGCAATCCCTAAGAAGAATGATTAGAAGAACTGGATTTACCAGGAAAATGAGCTCTAGCAGTACCACTAGAAAGAGAGTCCTCCTTAAAAGTAGGTATATGAGAATCATTAGTAGTACCATTACCACTACCAGTATTGGAAGTATGTGTAATATCCATTAACACCCTTGAAAAAGAACCGGGATCTAAAGCAGTAAAAGTATTATTAGTAGTTATAGGGCACTGAACTAGATTCTGATcagaaataaggttttcatcatcACTTATATTAGCAACAGAAGTAGAGTCACTTTCATCTTCAATAGtaacatcatcctcatcattagGTTCTCTATTCCTTTTTGATGCTTTAGACTGTTTTACTACCCAAACTTCCTTCACTTGAGTCTTTTGCTTTTCTGCAGAagctgcagcagcaacagcttTTTCTATTTTGTCTTTAACACATCCATTCAGAGTATGTCCAAATACATGGAAATGTGGACATTTTGGAGGTTTCCATGAATACTCTACGTCAACCAAAAATCTCTTAGTACCATCAATCACCACAGGAATTGTAGTAGGAAAATCGAAATTAACATCAACTTCCACACAAACACGAGCATAACTCATTCTAGTACAATGTAAAGTCTGGTTATCCATCATAATTGGTCTTCCTAAATAACTAGCAATTCTGCTTAAACCATCAGAGTCCCAAAAATGAAGAGGAACTTTTCGAAAATTCATCCAGATTGGAACCGATTTTAATTCAGCAATCTCACTCTCAATATCTGGATGCCATGGCTGTACCAAGAACAATTGATTGGAAATATACATGGATCCATGTTCTAAGGCAGTTGAACGTTCATCATCATTGAAATCAAATATAAACGCAAATTCACCATGAATGGTAAGAGAGAAACTACCTTTAGGTTTCCAAGCTCGCTCAGTGACTCTTTTAACCAAATTGTAAGCCAAACGCTTGCCAACAAAAACCCCCACTACCAGATTTTCACATCGTTTAATTTTACGTTCAAGCTCAACCCCTTTCACAGCCACCACTCTTTGACCATCAACCAATGAAGTAGGAACAAATTTCATAGTAGCCGCCGGAAAAGCATCTTTTCGACCTGGGAATAAAGAAGAAGATCAAGTTTTACCATCCACCgctggagaagaaatcagagaatcaACCAGAGGATTCTCACCAACACTTGAAACCTTAGCACTAAGAGAACCAGATTGATCTCCTAAAGAAAAGCCAGCTACCCCTGAGAGATGGATGATAGCGGCGGAAAAAGCGGCAGAGGAGAAACCTCCATACCACCAGACGGAGAGGAAGGCGGCAGAAACCCTAAGAACCAATCAAAAGGCACAAAAACACCACAAAGAAAATCGCACCACCACATTGTTTCTCTCTCCTCACGTgaatactcttttttttttttttggatcgacGTTATTGCATACATGTCATGTAATGGAATAAGAGTTTCCTAACAGTAAAGGAATTTTATTTGTACTTCGAAAACAAAATACCAACAATAATggaattttattttttctatggACATTGCATGGTACACTTGCTAGTCAAGGGAATAAGTAAGCGTGTTGAAACTTGAATCTTGTAGCCCCTAGAATTTGTGGTCTTGCGTGCCTGCATGGGTCCGGAGAGTAGCTGGCTTGAGATAAATGTTTGTacttttttgtgtatatatatagTGATTGATTTTTGTCAAGGATCTAACAAAATCTCcatctttttttgtattttcttcaacGAAGGCAATATTCTCGATTGCCCAATCAATATTCATTCTCTGCTTCAGCAATGGAGTCTTTGACCAGAAGAAGAACACAACTGGCGATCTTCTTGGCATTCCTGTTTCTCTTCTTCATTAGCTTAAACCTCTCACTTACCATAAATTCAGGTACGTTTTTATGTAATTAGTTCCATTTTCAGTAACTTCAATTTAAAATGCATGATTAGTGAAGACTTACACTGAGTATGTGTATGTAACACTTCATCTTGTACAACAATTTGCAGCTCCATATGATAGTCATTTGAGGAAGTTGCTAGCAAGACCACCGCGAACCGCAAACCGGCCTCCTACACCTATGTCAAATCCTAATAAACATTTTGAAGTTCCTCCAGGACCTCCTCCTCCACAAGATGATGGGACGAGGTGATGATAATGTCGACGGACGATGTTCTTTCTGATCTCATCACACACACAGATATGAAGTATGTTGACAGACCATGTGTCGAAGACCAAGAATAATACAACCCGGATGAGTATGAGAGTTGTGTAAACTGAAGTTATTGTTCCGAAGATTTTAACAtgtagaagaaaataataatggcGTGCTGCAATGAAATCACGCCATTATCATTTAGGAAAAGTTTAGTCAAACTTTAAAAATTCATAAAAGTAGGCTGACCGATcgtttaattattattttcttcaagtTATTTGGGCATCGGAGGCCACTCCTTGGTCCCCACACGCCAATTACTGGGACCCAATCTTGGGAAAATTTGGTGATTTGGTTTGCGAAGTTGTTGTTTGGGTAGCGTGCTCATAGTTAAATGAACCGAAGGCTTTGGCTGGAACCTGGTTTGCTCATCTTGCAGATTTGCAAGCACACTTTGGCACCGCGTCTTAGCCTGCTCATGCATAAAGGATAGAACTCAAAAGAAATTTACCGAAGTGTATGATAAGTTCCTTATTCAAAAGCTCTGGCGATCTCTTCTAAGAACTAGTACAAACACTAATAGACGTTGTTTGGATAGCACATCAGAAGTAAATTTTCGACTTCTAAAAAGTTGAAAAGTCAGAAGTTAGTTTGGCTGTCAGATTTCAAAACAACTTTCAGAAatcaaaaagttaactttttatgaagcaaaataATGTTGTTTCTGACTTCGACTTTTGAAGAAGCAGAAGTCAAAAGAAGATTTGTATACAAACGCGCTATAAAATGAGGACTAGTTGGATACCTTTGAGCTTCAAGTAATCGTTGAAGCCGTAAAAATTGTAGGAAACTTTTGTGTTTTACAATTCATTTGGCGGTTTCCTTTTGGGATAAATATATATCATTTTGACAAGACCAccatctaactcctttaaaatcctaagctcataaggctccacgttgaacggtgatccTCACCCACTCACAGAATtgctccatttcatttttcctcgaAGGAGAGAAAAAAGAGGAATTCCCACACAAATTTCGCCCAAaaaacataaaaccaaaaaaaacacataccaaaccctaagaaCCAGTTTTCTGTTTcgctcacaaaaaaaaaaaaaaaaacctaagaacaAACCCTACGATATGCTTTGTTCATGGGATAATGAtgatacaaaaaaaagaaaaacaactagCCAATatgtatgacaaagaaaagaacaAACCCTAGGATATGCTTTTCTTTTCTCGCTCTTTCTTCTGCTCAGTGCTCtttgttttctcttttctttagcAGGTAAGAGTTTTGATCTGTTGGTTTCGTTATAGGTTTCACCCACAATAGGTACAGCTATGTTCTTCTCTACCCAATACATCGAATATAGACGATTGGTGTAGTTGTTAATGAATTGTACATGATTATTGTGCTTTCTCTTTTCAGGAGAAATCGAAGCCATGTAATTGTGATCTTCTATTCAATCTCGTTAATCCAGTTACCAAAAATAGGGTTCTTTTCTCTATCAATTGTTCATGCATTGGGGGGGGGGGGATGAGGATAGGGTTTTTCTCTCTACGGTCACCCTCTATTAACTTCCatcttttttttcaatttcttttacACATTCAGATTTTCTTCGCTAACCTATTGATTTTTTGCAGCAGCGTTAAAAGGAGTTCACTTGCATGAAAAATTGTTGTGTATATTTTCCAATTTAAATCATATATTGAAACACATGATTATGCTGAAGTTTCTATTTGATACGTATGTTCATTTAATAGTAATTTTTTGGTTAATTTTGTTGTAATATGATCATTTGATTTGTTGAATGATCCATCTTTCCATTTGTATTTGTGTTGTCGCATACATACGGTGTGCATATTAATTTTGGTCGGATTTATGTAAGTAAAGTTATGAAGATCACATGGATTCTACACTCTGTTAGCCATACTGTTGCGAGTCTTTCTCAAGACTCTCAACTGAGCCAGTCTACAACAGCAACCGGTCTACAGCCGTGTAACTAGGACTTATAGTTAGCAAAACCTTGTTCTTTCCTTGTTACCGTCTATGTAGCATCTGTAACAGTTTCTGAAATAGTT from Papaver somniferum cultivar HN1 unplaced genomic scaffold, ASM357369v1 unplaced-scaffold_24, whole genome shotgun sequence includes the following:
- the LOC113340872 gene encoding uncharacterized protein LOC113340872: MKFVPTSLVDGQRVVAVKGVELERKIKRCENLVVGVFVGKRLAYNLVKRVTERAWKPKGSFSLTIHGEFAFIFDFNDDERSTALEHGSMYISNQLFLVQPWHPDIESEIAELKSVPIWMNFRKVPLHFWDSDGLSRIASYLGRPIMMDNQTLHCTRMSYARVCVEVDVNFDFPTTIPVVIDGTKRFLVDVEYSWKPPKCPHFHVFGHTLNGCVKDKIEKAVAAAASAEKQKTQVKEVWVVKQSKASKRNREPNDEDDVTIEDESDSTSVANISDDENLISDQNLVQCPITTNNTFTALDPGSFSRVLMDITHTSNTGSGNGTTNDSHIPTFKEDSLSSGTARAHFPGKSSSSNHSS